The Nitrospirota bacterium genome includes a window with the following:
- the rpsO gene encoding 30S ribosomal protein S15: MSLEKQVKQNIIREYSRHTSDTGSPEVQIAILSNRIAYLTEHFKVHQKDHHSRMGLLKLVNQRRKLLQYLKNTEPVRYTDVIARLGLRK; encoded by the coding sequence ATGAGTCTTGAAAAACAGGTAAAACAAAACATTATCAGGGAATACTCCAGGCACACCTCTGACACAGGTTCTCCTGAAGTACAGATTGCCATCTTAAGCAACAGGATAGCCTATCTTACTGAACACTTTAAGGTCCATCAGAAAGATCATCATTCAAGGATGGGACTTTTAAAGCTGGTAAATCAGAGGAGAAAACTGCTCCAGTATCTTAAGAATACTGAGCCGGTCAGGTACACTGATGTTATTGCAAGGCTTGGTTTGAGAAAATAG
- the truB gene encoding tRNA pseudouridine(55) synthase TruB gives MIGNNMDGLLLINKPKGITSHDVVDRLRRILGIQKIGHTGTLDPDATGVLCVCIGKATKLARYTSESEKEYRVVMKLGEVTDTQDASGIVIKEVKDFNITKENILEAFKKFTGTIKQIPPMYSAVKIGGTPLYKMARKGKEIAREPREINIREINFLDYSERFVKFDVVCSKGTYVRTLCNDIGEYLGVGAHTHRLERLASGAFNIKDSVTLDEVEGLRKTGQIESKLISLEGMIAWMPCVKVKGSWEGAVRNGRSITTDAIETISGNFSKDNRIRITGSEGELLSIGISLYNSDEIINIHGENVLKVERVLV, from the coding sequence TTGATTGGAAATAACATGGATGGCCTGCTTTTAATTAATAAGCCAAAGGGGATTACATCGCATGATGTGGTTGATAGATTGCGGAGGATACTTGGGATACAGAAGATAGGCCATACAGGGACACTTGACCCTGACGCAACGGGTGTCCTTTGTGTATGTATCGGGAAGGCAACAAAGCTTGCCCGGTATACATCGGAATCTGAAAAAGAATACAGGGTTGTGATGAAGCTGGGGGAGGTTACAGATACACAGGACGCCTCCGGCATTGTGATAAAAGAGGTAAAGGATTTCAATATTACTAAAGAGAATATACTGGAGGCTTTTAAAAAATTTACAGGTACAATAAAACAGATTCCGCCTATGTACTCAGCAGTAAAAATAGGCGGCACACCTCTTTATAAGATGGCAAGGAAAGGCAAGGAGATAGCAAGAGAGCCGCGTGAAATAAATATAAGAGAGATAAACTTCCTTGATTATTCGGAGAGGTTTGTAAAGTTTGATGTTGTATGTTCAAAAGGGACTTATGTAAGGACACTGTGTAATGATATTGGAGAATATCTTGGGGTTGGTGCACATACTCACAGACTTGAGAGGCTTGCCTCCGGTGCTTTTAATATAAAGGATTCGGTAACCCTTGACGAGGTGGAGGGACTTAGGAAAACAGGTCAGATTGAATCAAAACTTATTAGTTTAGAAGGGATGATTGCATGGATGCCTTGTGTTAAGGTAAAGGGTTCATGGGAGGGTGCGGTAAGGAACGGCAGGTCAATAACTACAGATGCCATAGAAACGATAAGTGGTAATTTTAGTAAGGATAACCGGATAAGGATAACGGGAAGTGAGGGGGAACTTCTTTCTATAGGGATATCTCTTTACAATAGTGATGAGATAATAAACATTCATGGTGAAAATGTTTTAAAAGTTGAAAGAGTTCTGGTATAA
- a CDS encoding bifunctional oligoribonuclease/PAP phosphatase NrnA: MSIEDVVQEIKNRETFLITTHINPEGDAIGSSLALYHALSSAGKKVSVITRDPVPANLKFLPHSDNVQQIKGVEDISTRFDAVISVDCGDLERVGFLQKGNIPGDILINIDHHITNIGFGDVNFVEESVASAGLVYEIMERLNIPLNADIAVCIYTALLTETGSFRYANTDADTFRLSADMVKAGANPWIIAENIYNRNSMGRLNLLGLVLSNLTVHDNGKIAWITVREAMYKETGTTKDDVEDFINYPRSIIGVEVAVLFRESNSDYKISMRSNGKVDVSTIALVFGGGGHSMAAGCLVKGQLEEVKEKVLGRIEEAINSEQ, from the coding sequence ATGAGCATAGAAGATGTAGTTCAGGAAATAAAAAATAGGGAGACCTTTTTAATAACTACGCATATCAATCCTGAAGGGGATGCAATAGGTTCTTCACTTGCACTATACCATGCCCTTTCTTCTGCCGGAAAAAAGGTGTCGGTTATCACAAGAGACCCTGTTCCTGCTAACTTAAAGTTCCTTCCGCACAGTGATAATGTTCAGCAGATAAAAGGTGTTGAAGATATTTCCACAAGATTTGATGCGGTCATTTCTGTGGACTGCGGGGACCTTGAGAGGGTCGGATTCCTTCAAAAAGGAAATATTCCAGGAGACATACTTATTAATATTGACCATCATATTACAAATATAGGATTCGGGGATGTTAATTTTGTTGAGGAATCTGTTGCATCTGCCGGCCTTGTATATGAAATAATGGAGAGGCTGAACATTCCTCTTAATGCAGATATTGCGGTCTGTATTTATACTGCACTGCTTACAGAGACAGGGTCATTCAGATATGCAAATACGGATGCTGATACATTCAGACTATCGGCAGATATGGTTAAGGCCGGGGCTAACCCGTGGATTATTGCTGAAAATATTTACAACAGAAACAGCATGGGAAGGCTTAACCTGCTTGGCCTGGTACTGTCAAACCTTACAGTTCATGATAACGGGAAGATTGCATGGATAACAGTCAGGGAAGCGATGTATAAAGAAACAGGGACTACAAAGGATGATGTAGAAGATTTTATAAATTACCCGCGTTCTATTATCGGGGTAGAGGTTGCGGTATTGTTCCGTGAATCAAATAGTGACTATAAGATCAGCATGAGATCTAACGGAAAAGTAGATGTCTCAACAATCGCCCTTGTGTTCGGCGGAGGCGGCCACAGCATGGCAGCCGGATGCCTTGTAAAAGGGCAATTGGAAGAGGTGAAGGAGAAGGTTTTAGGAAGGATTGAAGAGGCAATAAACAGTGAACAGTAA
- the rbfA gene encoding 30S ribosome-binding factor RbfA — MSFKRIERIGDQIRVEVSDIIARRLHDPRVGFVTVTAVEVSEDLRHAKVFVSVFGDDRTKEETMKGLKSAAGFIKGEVGHRITLKFTPDLHFRLDESLEKAEHVLSILSELEKEENK; from the coding sequence ATGTCATTTAAAAGAATAGAGAGAATAGGGGATCAGATACGGGTTGAGGTATCTGATATTATTGCCCGGCGGCTGCATGATCCGAGGGTCGGCTTTGTTACAGTTACTGCTGTTGAAGTTAGTGAGGATTTAAGACATGCCAAGGTATTTGTCAGTGTATTCGGCGATGACAGGACTAAGGAAGAGACAATGAAGGGATTGAAGAGCGCCGCCGGATTTATAAAGGGAGAGGTGGGGCACAGGATAACACTTAAATTTACACCTGATCTGCACTTCAGATTAGACGAGTCTCTGGAAAAGGCAGAACATGTCCTGAGTATTCTTAGTGAATTAGAAAAGGAAGAAAATAAATGA
- a CDS encoding DUF503 domain-containing protein, which translates to MFVGICTLEIYIPDSGSLKAKRQVIKSLKDKIRNNYNVSVAEIADHDLWQRDVIGVACIGTDKSYINGMLDKIVNFVQENRSAELLNYKIEIL; encoded by the coding sequence ATGTTCGTAGGGATCTGTACCTTAGAGATATACATACCTGACAGCGGGTCACTCAAGGCAAAGAGGCAGGTAATCAAGAGCTTAAAAGATAAGATACGGAATAATTATAATGTATCAGTTGCAGAAATTGCCGACCATGACCTTTGGCAGAGGGATGTTATCGGCGTAGCCTGCATCGGCACAGATAAGAGTTACATAAACGGTATGCTGGACAAGATAGTCAACTTTGTTCAGGAAAACCGTTCAGCAGAACTACTGAATTATAAGATAGAGATTTTGTAA